The following are from one region of the Sandaracinus amylolyticus genome:
- a CDS encoding sigma-54 interaction domain-containing protein has translation MMLELEIWREACRHLDIHDSLSRMLPVLARHLPIDAITLRRLDVPRARLETVAQVGRTVDVTQAPFELPAPQMARVLALFERRTAHATRLDGDDPLFGATPSEDPSRVASDVIVAPLADDEGPAGVLALIAREGARVSADHAKLVSTIVEPLVVALANDRRVHELAQLREAALAENRALLTRLNRQSIVESIIGERGGLRTLMERVEQVANAEVPVLLLGETGSGKEVIARALHERSRRREGPMVRVNCGAIPSELIDSELFGHERGSFTGAVGTRKGWFERADGGTLLLDEVGELPAAAQVRLLRILQEGTLERVGGQRTLHVDVRIVAATHRDLHQMVQAGQFREDLWYRLSVFPLRLPPVRERLEDLPELASHFAARAGARLGAGPLTPTREDLHLLLAYSWPGNVRELAAVIERAAILGHGKKLEVAAALGLGGPLPTAPRTTASAPRAETNGHGTTLPAVEARSQKLDDIVVAHIERVLASTRGRIEGPKGAAALLGINPHTLRARMRKLRLDWSRFRGADAD, from the coding sequence ATCACCTTGCGCCGGCTCGACGTGCCGCGCGCACGGCTCGAGACCGTCGCACAGGTCGGCCGCACGGTCGACGTGACGCAGGCGCCCTTCGAGCTGCCCGCGCCGCAGATGGCGCGCGTGCTCGCGCTCTTCGAGCGACGCACCGCGCACGCGACGCGGCTCGACGGCGACGATCCGCTCTTCGGCGCGACGCCGAGCGAGGACCCATCGCGCGTCGCGAGCGACGTGATCGTCGCGCCGCTCGCCGACGACGAGGGGCCCGCGGGCGTGCTCGCGCTGATCGCGCGCGAGGGCGCGAGGGTGAGCGCGGACCACGCGAAGCTCGTGAGCACGATCGTCGAGCCGCTCGTCGTGGCGCTCGCGAACGATCGCCGCGTGCACGAGCTCGCCCAGCTGCGCGAGGCCGCGCTCGCCGAGAACCGTGCGCTGCTCACGCGGCTCAATCGCCAGAGCATCGTCGAGTCGATCATCGGCGAGCGCGGCGGCCTGCGCACGCTGATGGAGCGCGTCGAGCAGGTCGCGAACGCCGAGGTGCCGGTGCTGCTGCTCGGCGAGACCGGCTCGGGCAAGGAAGTGATCGCGCGCGCGCTGCACGAACGATCGCGGCGCCGCGAAGGGCCGATGGTGCGCGTGAACTGCGGCGCGATCCCGAGCGAGCTGATCGACAGCGAGCTCTTCGGGCACGAGCGCGGCTCGTTCACCGGCGCGGTGGGAACGCGCAAGGGTTGGTTCGAGCGCGCCGACGGCGGGACGCTCTTGCTCGACGAAGTGGGCGAGCTGCCCGCGGCCGCGCAGGTGCGCCTCCTGCGGATCCTGCAGGAGGGCACGCTCGAGCGCGTCGGCGGCCAGCGCACGCTGCACGTCGACGTGCGGATCGTCGCCGCGACGCACCGCGACCTGCACCAGATGGTGCAGGCGGGTCAGTTCCGCGAGGACCTCTGGTATCGCCTCTCGGTGTTCCCGCTGCGCCTGCCACCGGTGCGCGAGCGCCTCGAGGATCTCCCCGAGCTCGCGTCGCACTTCGCGGCGCGCGCGGGCGCGCGGCTCGGCGCAGGACCGCTCACGCCGACGCGCGAGGATCTGCACCTGCTGCTCGCGTACTCGTGGCCCGGCAACGTGCGCGAGCTCGCGGCGGTCATCGAGCGCGCGGCGATCCTCGGGCACGGCAAGAAGCTCGAGGTCGCGGCGGCGCTCGGCCTCGGTGGGCCGCTCCCGACCGCGCCGCGAACGACGGCGAGCGCGCCGCGCGCGGAGACGAACGGGCACGGCACGACGCTGCCCGCGGTCGAGGCGAGGTCGCAGAAGCTCGACGACATCGTGGTCGCGCACATCGAGCGCGTCCTCGCGTCGACGCGCGGACGCATCGAGGGCCCGAAGGGCGCGGCGGCGCTGCTCGGGATCAACCCGCACACGCTGCGGGCGCGCATGAGAAAGCTGCGGCTCGACTGGAGTCGGTTCCGCGGCGCCGACGCCGACTGA
- a CDS encoding DUF1552 domain-containing protein, whose product MSPRDRSTKGPAERRLRRRVFLTALGLGLAAPFATRLARLASAQAERPKRLFVFYVPHGAPPEHMNPVGSGASFSLEGSGVGVFGPLEPWKQLTTVLRGLEIKDHSNHAAIRAVLTDGGDVSIDFAIARALETRPLVLGALPHRAGGLDADSFLVRDGEWVRPISNPVRAYDETFAGIGGGTGPDPVSDEIAFRNAALGLTEGELDTLARSLRGLTREEDKLARHLAAVRTLRAEIEMPPPSGATCTTRPSIARVDALRGNDDAFFLRDENFGAIAQAQVEIAAQALLCGVTRVATIQNMYVNANVPFGHIGIPEGHHEPISHSLNGPGREKFARCQRWMYEQVARVAQILDVPDPEDPSHTALENSVLVVTSEIADGNGHLSRKAEVWVEGRAYQQFVPTVVIGGGGGALRGGQVIDFENRAHGDALLTIAQAMGAPMTSFGMNGRTPIAEMRA is encoded by the coding sequence ATGTCGCCTCGCGATCGATCGACGAAGGGCCCGGCCGAGCGACGCTTGCGACGGCGCGTGTTCCTCACCGCGCTCGGCCTCGGGCTCGCGGCGCCGTTCGCGACGCGGCTCGCGCGTCTCGCGAGCGCGCAGGCGGAGCGGCCGAAGCGGCTCTTCGTGTTCTACGTGCCGCACGGCGCGCCGCCCGAGCACATGAACCCCGTCGGGTCGGGGGCGAGCTTCTCGCTCGAGGGCAGCGGCGTCGGCGTGTTCGGTCCGCTCGAGCCGTGGAAGCAGCTCACCACCGTGCTGCGCGGGCTGGAGATCAAGGATCACTCGAACCACGCCGCGATCCGCGCGGTGCTCACCGACGGCGGCGACGTGTCGATCGACTTCGCGATCGCGCGCGCGCTCGAGACGCGACCGCTGGTGCTCGGCGCGCTGCCGCATCGCGCGGGCGGGCTCGACGCCGACTCGTTCCTGGTGCGCGACGGGGAGTGGGTGCGGCCGATCTCCAACCCGGTGCGCGCGTACGACGAGACCTTCGCGGGCATCGGCGGCGGCACCGGGCCCGATCCGGTCTCGGACGAGATCGCGTTCCGCAACGCCGCGCTGGGTCTCACGGAGGGCGAGCTCGACACGCTCGCGCGCTCGCTGCGTGGCCTGACGCGCGAAGAGGACAAGCTCGCGCGGCACCTCGCGGCGGTGCGCACGCTGCGCGCGGAGATCGAGATGCCGCCGCCCAGCGGCGCGACGTGCACGACGCGTCCTTCGATCGCGCGCGTCGATGCGCTGCGCGGGAACGACGACGCGTTCTTCCTTCGCGACGAGAACTTCGGCGCGATCGCGCAGGCTCAGGTCGAGATCGCCGCGCAGGCGCTGCTGTGTGGCGTGACGCGCGTCGCGACGATCCAGAACATGTACGTGAACGCCAACGTGCCCTTCGGGCACATCGGCATTCCCGAGGGGCACCACGAGCCGATCTCGCACTCGCTGAACGGCCCGGGTCGCGAGAAGTTCGCGCGCTGTCAGCGCTGGATGTACGAGCAGGTCGCGCGGGTCGCGCAGATCCTCGACGTGCCCGATCCCGAAGATCCCTCGCACACCGCGCTCGAGAATTCGGTGCTGGTGGTGACGAGCGAGATCGCCGACGGCAACGGGCACCTCTCGCGCAAGGCCGAGGTGTGGGTCGAGGGCCGCGCCTACCAGCAGTTCGTGCCGACGGTCGTGATCGGCGGCGGCGGAGGCGCGCTGCGCGGCGGTCAGGTGATCGATTTCGAGAACCGGGCCCACGGCGACGCGCTGCTCACGATCGCGCAGGCGATGGGCGCGCCGATGACGAGCTTCGGCATGAACGGGCGCACGCCGATCGCGGAGATGCGGGCATGA
- a CDS encoding DUF1592 domain-containing protein, giving the protein MKRLVVMALCGALAGCLGEIGGPAAGPDGMLPTDRPPTDEPDPPVVPPVDPTARCETSEVGPPLLRRLTRGEIDRTLRAVFPEIAGEWSGVRLGPDLNQTGFTNNATALVVGNQTARDLLETAEEVATLMTRPATLSATLPCASSGDASCAGQLADRYGARLFRRPLSSDERSRYLALHQRVSGESDFATGAKWTLVAMIQSPHAVYRSEIGGGAGFAAGDARELDAYELASQLGYTFGGGPPDDALLAMAQSGGLADPAVRIAEARRLLETPGGHGVVQQFFREHFRYENVASQTKEHVGEAFTQVRGAMVDETSRFVDEVLYERDGDLSELLTADYTIVDPTLATFYGFPAPAGGTPSLVTRPEGRGIGLLAQGSILAGTSNVTHSSPTNRGLLVFERLLCQVRRPPPPGVSTQLEPAEGRTTRERIETVHTRDAFCASCHSQFDPIGFGFEHYDEAGRYRDLEAGIAVDASGSIPQTGATFVGQEELARALAASEDVAVCVSGQMTLYAYGGGGQVECLGESARQALLDGEVGILEFLAALAAEPHFTSRRVR; this is encoded by the coding sequence ATGAAGCGCCTGGTCGTCATGGCGCTGTGCGGCGCGCTCGCAGGGTGTCTCGGCGAGATCGGCGGTCCTGCCGCCGGGCCCGATGGGATGTTGCCGACCGATCGCCCACCGACCGACGAGCCCGATCCGCCGGTGGTGCCGCCGGTCGATCCCACCGCGCGCTGCGAGACCTCGGAGGTCGGGCCGCCGCTCCTGCGGCGGCTCACGCGCGGCGAGATCGATCGCACGCTGCGCGCGGTGTTCCCCGAGATCGCGGGCGAGTGGAGCGGAGTGCGCCTCGGGCCCGATCTCAATCAGACGGGGTTCACCAACAACGCGACTGCGCTGGTGGTGGGCAATCAGACCGCGCGCGATCTGCTCGAGACCGCCGAGGAGGTCGCGACGCTGATGACGCGCCCCGCGACGCTGAGCGCGACGCTCCCCTGCGCCTCGAGCGGTGATGCGTCGTGCGCGGGACAGCTGGCGGATCGATATGGAGCGCGCCTGTTCCGTCGCCCGCTCTCGAGCGACGAACGGAGTCGATATCTCGCTCTCCATCAGCGAGTGTCGGGTGAGTCGGACTTCGCGACGGGCGCGAAGTGGACACTCGTCGCGATGATCCAGTCGCCGCACGCGGTGTATCGCTCCGAGATCGGCGGAGGCGCGGGGTTCGCGGCGGGTGACGCGCGCGAGCTCGATGCGTACGAGCTCGCGAGCCAGCTCGGCTACACGTTCGGCGGAGGCCCGCCCGACGACGCGCTGCTCGCGATGGCGCAGAGCGGTGGGCTCGCCGATCCCGCGGTGCGCATCGCCGAGGCGCGACGACTGCTCGAGACGCCCGGCGGTCACGGCGTCGTGCAGCAGTTCTTCCGCGAGCACTTCCGCTACGAGAACGTGGCATCGCAGACCAAGGAGCACGTCGGCGAGGCGTTCACGCAGGTGCGCGGCGCGATGGTCGACGAGACGAGCCGCTTCGTCGACGAGGTGCTCTACGAGCGCGACGGAGATCTGAGCGAGCTGCTCACGGCCGACTACACGATCGTCGATCCCACGCTCGCGACCTTCTACGGCTTCCCCGCGCCCGCGGGCGGGACGCCGTCGCTCGTCACGCGCCCCGAGGGGCGCGGCATCGGCCTCCTCGCGCAGGGCTCGATCCTCGCGGGCACGTCGAACGTCACGCATAGCTCACCGACCAACCGCGGCCTGCTCGTGTTCGAGCGACTGCTCTGTCAGGTGCGCCGTCCGCCGCCGCCCGGCGTGTCGACCCAGCTCGAGCCCGCCGAGGGGCGCACCACGCGCGAGCGCATCGAGACCGTGCACACGCGCGACGCCTTCTGCGCGTCGTGTCACTCGCAGTTCGACCCGATCGGCTTCGGCTTCGAGCACTACGACGAGGCGGGGCGATATCGCGACCTCGAGGCGGGGATCGCGGTCGACGCGTCGGGCTCGATCCCGCAGACCGGCGCGACCTTCGTCGGGCAGGAAGAGCTCGCGCGCGCCCTCGCGGCGTCGGAGGACGTCGCAGTGTGCGTGTCGGGGCAGATGACGCTCTACGCGTACGGCGGCGGAGGTCAGGTGGAGTGCCTCGGCGAGAGCGCGCGACAGGCGCTGCTCGACGGCGAGGTGGGCATCCTCGAGTTCCTCGCCGCGCTCGCCGCGGAGCCGCACTTCACGTCTCGCCGCGTCCGTTGA
- a CDS encoding porin, whose protein sequence is MSIVPRFRRSLAQTLALVALAWAPARPTQAQSATIEIEEDDEEIVVPATPPSPPAESAPVASEPSEVERLRAELATLRERLDAIDAERAREATESAEEPPPAEPVQEQESPSLDVPAQLQRWGLALSGYIQAQYEWSDLSEDQLLQGGVVLNRNRFSIRRGRIRLAGEWEHFAFEIELDGSTTRGPFFGLRRTTVSALLRNPQPGLPPFVELSAGLTEIPFGHEVRQSQRDWLFMERSLGSLAFFRGPLDLGVRAQGGLGVLRYDVAVMGGTPLDDRAGQGFAVDPTSAPDIVGRVGVETVNERDFELAGGVSFLWGTGFHPGQDAVKGRLEWRDLNESGTLDTGEIVAIPGRAATPSLTFERWGVNLDARAGVRTPIGWTRLFVEATLASNLDRSLFVADPVETGFDVRQLSAYAALTQEIFDWGLLGFRYDYYDPNSDLVDQRRGLSVPADAAIHTFSPLVGVRLPPEVAPGFAGRLVFQYDAIVDALGRDARGVPADLRNDQFTVRVQGEFR, encoded by the coding sequence TTGTCCATCGTTCCGCGATTCCGTCGCTCGCTCGCGCAGACTCTCGCGCTCGTCGCGCTCGCATGGGCGCCCGCGAGACCCACTCAGGCGCAGTCCGCGACCATCGAGATCGAAGAGGACGACGAGGAGATCGTCGTCCCCGCGACGCCGCCATCGCCGCCGGCCGAGAGCGCACCGGTCGCGTCCGAGCCGAGCGAGGTGGAGCGACTGCGCGCCGAGCTCGCGACGTTGCGAGAGCGCCTCGACGCGATCGACGCCGAGCGCGCGCGCGAAGCGACGGAATCGGCCGAAGAGCCGCCGCCTGCCGAGCCCGTGCAGGAGCAAGAGAGCCCGAGCCTCGACGTGCCCGCCCAGCTCCAGCGCTGGGGCCTCGCGCTCAGCGGCTACATCCAGGCGCAGTACGAGTGGAGCGATCTCAGCGAGGACCAGCTGCTCCAGGGCGGCGTGGTGCTCAATCGGAATCGCTTCTCGATTCGCCGCGGGCGAATCCGACTCGCCGGAGAATGGGAGCACTTCGCGTTCGAGATCGAGCTCGACGGCAGCACGACGCGCGGGCCCTTCTTCGGACTGCGACGCACCACGGTGTCGGCGCTGCTGCGCAATCCGCAGCCCGGACTGCCACCCTTCGTCGAGCTGTCTGCCGGTCTGACCGAGATTCCGTTCGGCCACGAAGTGCGGCAGAGCCAGCGCGACTGGCTCTTCATGGAGCGCTCGCTGGGCTCGCTCGCGTTCTTCCGCGGTCCGCTCGATCTCGGTGTGCGCGCGCAGGGCGGACTCGGTGTGCTCCGCTACGACGTCGCGGTGATGGGCGGCACGCCGCTCGACGATCGCGCGGGTCAGGGCTTCGCGGTCGATCCGACGTCGGCGCCCGACATCGTCGGTCGCGTCGGGGTGGAGACCGTGAACGAGCGCGACTTCGAGCTCGCGGGCGGCGTCTCGTTCCTCTGGGGCACCGGGTTCCACCCCGGACAGGACGCGGTGAAGGGCCGCCTCGAGTGGCGTGATCTGAACGAGAGCGGGACGCTCGACACCGGCGAGATCGTCGCGATCCCGGGCCGCGCCGCGACGCCCTCGCTCACGTTCGAGCGCTGGGGCGTGAACCTCGATGCGCGCGCCGGCGTGCGCACTCCGATCGGTTGGACCCGCCTCTTCGTCGAAGCGACGCTCGCGAGCAACCTCGATCGCTCGCTCTTCGTCGCCGATCCCGTCGAGACCGGGTTCGATGTGCGGCAGCTCTCCGCGTACGCCGCGCTCACCCAGGAGATCTTCGACTGGGGCCTGCTCGGCTTCCGCTACGACTACTACGATCCGAACTCGGATCTCGTCGATCAGCGACGTGGTCTGTCGGTGCCGGCCGACGCGGCGATCCACACGTTCTCTCCGCTCGTCGGAGTGCGCCTGCCGCCCGAGGTCGCGCCCGGCTTCGCCGGTCGACTGGTGTTCCAGTACGACGCCATCGTCGACGCGCTCGGCCGCGACGCGCGCGGAGTGCCTGCGGACCTGCGCAACGACCAATTCACGGTGCGCGTGCAGGGAGAGTTCCGATGA
- a CDS encoding MotA/TolQ/ExbB proton channel family protein translates to MDIVESLLRVALLGSSWVLWLLLALSVVSFAAMAERWVFFRRNRAGGEALRRSLAKALHEDDEAALSKALISNPSVEADVLRAALEWRRGGPEAFSDAVESEIGRARAQLERSMTLLGTLGNNAPFIGLFGTVLGVIEAFHHLSDGAGEAAMGNVMSGIAEALVATGVGIFVAIPAVVAYNVAQKKIADVENDVHALAKLVTAWLRTGGEHPVHATTKSPSRVRDDARPELTLAAAEAGE, encoded by the coding sequence ATGGACATCGTCGAATCCCTCCTCCGCGTCGCGCTGCTCGGCTCGAGCTGGGTGCTCTGGCTGCTGCTCGCGCTCTCCGTCGTGTCGTTCGCCGCGATGGCGGAGCGCTGGGTCTTCTTCCGGCGCAATCGCGCCGGCGGCGAGGCGCTGCGTCGCTCGCTCGCGAAGGCGCTCCACGAGGACGACGAAGCAGCGCTCTCGAAGGCGCTGATCTCGAATCCCTCGGTCGAGGCCGACGTGCTGCGCGCCGCGCTCGAGTGGCGTCGCGGCGGGCCCGAGGCGTTCTCCGACGCGGTCGAGAGCGAGATCGGCCGGGCCCGCGCGCAGCTCGAGCGCAGCATGACGCTGCTCGGCACGCTCGGGAACAACGCGCCGTTCATCGGCCTCTTCGGCACGGTGCTCGGCGTCATCGAGGCGTTCCACCACCTCTCGGACGGCGCGGGCGAGGCCGCGATGGGCAACGTGATGAGCGGCATCGCCGAGGCGCTCGTCGCGACCGGCGTCGGCATCTTCGTCGCGATCCCCGCGGTCGTCGCCTACAACGTCGCGCAGAAGAAGATCGCCGACGTCGAGAACGACGTGCACGCGCTCGCGAAGCTGGTCACCGCATGGCTGCGCACCGGCGGCGAGCACCCCGTGCACGCGACCACGAAGAGCCCGTCGCGCGTGCGCGACGACGCGCGACCCGAGCTCACGCTGGCGGCCGCCGAGGCGGGGGAGTGA
- a CDS encoding ExbD/TolR family protein, which yields MAATTSSGGRGRRGGGMIVGINVTPMVDVVLVLLVIMMVSATYIVSQSMHVDLPNTATSDGSAASLAAVSIAADGSLQFNGEAVDEAALITGLRDARARDPELTLIVSADRAAQHGVVVHVLDVARTERITSFAVQVERTQ from the coding sequence ATGGCTGCGACGACGTCGAGCGGAGGTCGTGGGCGCCGGGGTGGCGGGATGATCGTCGGCATCAACGTGACGCCGATGGTCGACGTCGTGCTCGTGCTGCTCGTCATCATGATGGTCTCGGCGACCTACATCGTGTCGCAGAGCATGCACGTCGATCTGCCGAACACCGCGACGTCCGACGGGAGCGCGGCATCGCTCGCGGCGGTGAGCATCGCGGCGGACGGCTCGCTGCAATTCAACGGTGAAGCGGTCGACGAGGCCGCGCTGATCACGGGCCTGCGCGATGCGCGCGCCCGCGATCCCGAGCTGACGCTGATCGTGAGCGCGGACCGCGCCGCGCAGCACGGCGTGGTGGTTCACGTCCTCGACGTCGCGCGCACCGAGAGGATCACGAGCTTCGCAGTCCAGGTCGAGCGCACGCAGTGA
- a CDS encoding energy transducer TonB, translated as MAKNRIVLLYVGSLLAHGVLAAAVSAIEPPARVETVRITMREAPPPPPEPVEPPPPPPEPEAPPPPPPEAAPEPAPPPRPRAEPPPEAAPPPPVPAAAPLDFGVAMQGGVGLGGVAVPVGDVHASPTAPREAVTRTASARTLEAPQEERAPRAASEDACAEEATRPRPVSMPQPAYTDEARTAQIEGRVRVRIEVDATGAVTNVEVVEGLGHGLDEAAAAAVRDARFEPAMRCGEATSATFTISVRFTL; from the coding sequence GTGGCGAAGAATCGCATCGTCCTGCTCTACGTCGGCAGTCTGCTGGCGCACGGCGTGCTCGCGGCCGCGGTCTCCGCGATCGAGCCGCCGGCGCGCGTGGAGACCGTGCGCATCACGATGCGCGAAGCGCCTCCGCCGCCGCCCGAGCCCGTGGAGCCGCCGCCTCCGCCGCCCGAGCCCGAGGCGCCGCCGCCTCCTCCACCCGAGGCCGCGCCGGAGCCCGCACCGCCGCCGCGACCGCGCGCCGAGCCTCCGCCCGAGGCCGCACCGCCGCCGCCGGTGCCGGCCGCCGCGCCGCTCGACTTCGGCGTCGCGATGCAGGGCGGCGTCGGGCTCGGTGGTGTCGCGGTGCCGGTCGGCGACGTGCACGCGAGCCCCACTGCGCCGCGCGAGGCCGTCACCCGCACCGCGAGCGCACGCACGCTCGAGGCGCCGCAGGAAGAGCGCGCGCCGCGCGCGGCGAGCGAAGACGCGTGCGCCGAAGAAGCGACGCGGCCGCGACCGGTCTCGATGCCCCAGCCGGCCTACACCGACGAAGCGCGCACGGCACAGATCGAGGGGCGCGTGCGGGTGCGCATCGAGGTCGACGCGACCGGCGCGGTGACGAACGTCGAGGTCGTCGAGGGCCTCGGGCACGGCCTCGACGAGGCCGCGGCGGCGGCGGTGCGCGACGCGCGCTTCGAGCCCGCGATGCGCTGCGGCGAGGCCACCAGCGCGACCTTCACGATCTCGGTGCGGTTCACGTTGTGA
- a CDS encoding TonB family protein: MIALFIATLIAAALAPLTAHAQERPQGPQLTRAPELVQFVEAEYPPEAREAGTEATVTLQITIDATGAVSEALVIESAGEAFDAAAIAAARQFRFTPAEVDGAPAAIRISYAYRFTLEEEAPPPPTTGTLTGIVRDRRSRAPIAGVTIAIENGPSSTTDTEGRFELPDLAPGPVVLSLSGERLTALRTEETITAGERLEVAYDVTLRDPEDEQSEEDADDLEIVVVAPALRREVVSTRVEAEEARRVPGTGGDVLRVVESLPGVARSSVGTGQLVVWGASPEDTRVYVDGVRIPRLYHEGGLRSVIASDLVESLDLVPGGYGAAYGRGLGGIVTVRTLTPLGDGVHGTVSADLYDVSTTLRGSAGDRWRAAGAARVSWLHLFVEATQGDLGDYVAVPRYWDTQLRAAHQVRPGETIELVHMLGGDRISRGVPSSDPALATSESRELDFQRLYARWDRDGGDGSRSTIVPWVGWDRSLRASRFGDVTTSVASETWLLGLRASHRVRAFDLPDFGLDVEVGVDAELDVVGLSRQGSIGLPAREGDVRVFGQPPPDRIASDAWEVVQVGAAPYVEGDLAFFGGSLHVVPGLRIDPYARTVSRRSPREGDAPDIGLALQDFRAEPRLALRWDPYPFLGFRAAGGLYHQSAVPEDLSATFGNPTLPVAQAWHVLAGTTVRPIPTLGIEVTGFASFSEGLAVRSQIDSPLRAQALVAEGWGRAYGVQTLVRLEETEGFSGWVAYTLMRSERQDAAGQPWRLFDYDQTHVLTALLSWTPGGGFEVGARFRYSTGFPRTPVVDAFYDAGRDRWQPLFGERSSIRLPEFVQLDLRVGQRLELGDTRLEIWLEVQNVTNQANAEEFVFSPDYTRRDTVRGLPILPVLGLRWTF; this comes from the coding sequence GTGATCGCGCTGTTCATCGCGACGCTGATCGCCGCTGCCCTCGCCCCGCTCACCGCGCATGCGCAGGAGCGGCCGCAGGGTCCGCAGCTCACGCGCGCGCCCGAGCTCGTGCAGTTCGTCGAGGCGGAGTATCCGCCCGAGGCGCGCGAGGCCGGCACCGAAGCGACGGTCACGCTGCAGATCACGATCGACGCGACCGGCGCCGTGAGCGAGGCCCTGGTGATCGAGAGCGCGGGCGAGGCGTTCGACGCGGCCGCGATCGCCGCAGCGCGCCAGTTCCGCTTCACGCCCGCCGAGGTCGACGGAGCCCCCGCTGCGATCCGCATCTCCTATGCGTATCGATTCACCCTCGAAGAAGAAGCACCACCGCCGCCCACGACTGGCACGCTGACTGGCATCGTCCGCGACCGTCGCAGTCGTGCGCCGATCGCGGGAGTCACCATCGCGATCGAGAACGGCCCCTCGTCGACGACCGACACCGAGGGCCGCTTCGAGCTCCCCGATCTGGCGCCCGGCCCCGTCGTGCTGTCGCTCTCCGGCGAGCGCCTCACCGCGCTGCGCACCGAGGAGACGATCACCGCGGGCGAGCGCCTCGAGGTCGCGTACGACGTCACGCTGCGCGATCCCGAGGACGAGCAGAGCGAAGAGGACGCGGACGATCTCGAGATCGTCGTCGTCGCCCCGGCGCTGCGCCGCGAGGTCGTCTCCACGCGCGTCGAGGCCGAAGAAGCGCGACGCGTGCCCGGCACCGGCGGCGACGTGCTGCGCGTGGTCGAGAGCCTGCCCGGCGTCGCGCGCTCGTCGGTCGGCACCGGTCAGCTCGTGGTGTGGGGCGCATCGCCCGAGGACACGCGCGTCTACGTCGACGGCGTCCGGATCCCGCGCCTCTATCACGAGGGTGGACTGCGCTCGGTGATCGCGTCCGATCTCGTCGAGTCGCTCGATCTCGTGCCCGGTGGCTACGGCGCGGCGTACGGGCGCGGCCTCGGCGGCATCGTCACCGTCCGCACCCTCACGCCGCTGGGCGACGGAGTGCACGGCACCGTCTCCGCCGATCTCTACGACGTCTCGACGACGCTGCGCGGCTCGGCCGGTGATCGCTGGCGCGCCGCGGGCGCCGCGCGCGTGAGCTGGCTCCACCTCTTCGTCGAGGCGACCCAGGGCGATCTCGGCGACTACGTCGCGGTGCCGCGCTACTGGGACACGCAGCTGCGCGCCGCGCACCAGGTGCGGCCCGGCGAGACCATCGAGCTCGTGCACATGCTCGGCGGCGATCGCATCTCGCGCGGGGTGCCGAGCAGCGATCCCGCGCTCGCCACGTCGGAGTCGCGCGAGCTCGACTTCCAGCGCCTCTACGCGCGCTGGGATCGCGACGGCGGCGACGGCAGCCGCAGCACGATCGTGCCCTGGGTGGGCTGGGATCGCAGCCTGCGTGCGAGCCGCTTCGGCGACGTGACGACGTCGGTCGCGAGCGAGACGTGGCTCCTCGGCCTGCGCGCGAGCCATCGGGTGCGCGCCTTCGATCTGCCGGACTTCGGGCTCGACGTGGAGGTCGGTGTCGACGCGGAGCTCGACGTCGTCGGGCTCTCGCGACAGGGCTCGATCGGACTGCCGGCGCGTGAGGGCGACGTGCGCGTGTTCGGTCAGCCTCCGCCCGATCGCATCGCGTCGGACGCATGGGAGGTCGTGCAGGTCGGCGCAGCACCGTACGTCGAGGGTGATCTCGCGTTCTTCGGTGGCTCGCTGCACGTCGTGCCCGGGCTGCGGATCGATCCCTACGCGCGCACCGTGAGCCGTCGCTCGCCGCGCGAGGGCGACGCGCCCGACATCGGGCTCGCGCTGCAGGACTTCCGCGCCGAGCCGCGCCTCGCGCTGCGGTGGGACCCCTACCCGTTCCTCGGATTCCGCGCCGCGGGCGGCCTCTATCATCAGTCGGCGGTCCCCGAGGATCTCAGCGCGACGTTCGGCAATCCGACGTTGCCGGTCGCGCAGGCGTGGCACGTGCTCGCGGGCACGACGGTGCGGCCGATCCCGACGCTCGGCATCGAGGTCACCGGGTTCGCGTCGTTCTCCGAAGGGCTCGCGGTGCGCAGCCAGATCGACTCGCCGCTGCGCGCGCAGGCGCTCGTCGCCGAGGGCTGGGGCCGCGCATACGGCGTGCAGACGCTGGTGCGGCTCGAGGAGACCGAGGGCTTCTCGGGATGGGTCGCGTACACGCTGATGCGCTCGGAGCGACAGGACGCCGCGGGTCAGCCGTGGCGCCTCTTCGACTACGACCAGACTCACGTGCTGACTGCCCTGCTCTCGTGGACGCCCGGCGGCGGATTCGAGGTCGGCGCGCGATTCCGATATTCGACGGGATTCCCGCGCACCCCGGTGGTCGACGCGTTCTACGACGCGGGGCGCGATCGCTGGCAGCCGCTCTTCGGCGAGCGCAGCAGCATCCGACTGCCGGAGTTCGTGCAGCTCGATCTCCGCGTCGGACAGCGCCTCGAGCTCGGCGACACGCGCCTCGAGATCTGGCTCGAGGTGCAGAACGTGACGAACCAGGCGAACGCCGAGGAATTCGTGTTCTCTCCCGACTACACGCGCCGCGACACGGTCCGCGGACTGCCGATCCTGCCGGTATTGGGACTTCGATGGACGTTCTGA